GGCGACGAACGTGACGAGGGTCAGCCTCGGCCACAGTCGGTCCATCCCCACCATCGTCGGCTCGTCCTCGAGGTCGGGTGCCCACCGTTCGCCCAGGGTGGTGTTGGGCCGGAACATCCAGCCCATGTGCGCGTGCCACAGACCCCGGAGCGTCCCACGCAGCCCCGGTTCCTCGACCAGGTGGGGTGAGTGGGGATCGCCGTAGGCATCGGAGTAGGCGTGGTGGCGACGGTGGGTCGCGACCCACTCGATGATCGGGCCCTGCACGGCGAGGGACCCCGCCAGCGCGAGCAGGAACCGGACCGGCTTCGCGGCTTCGAAGCTACGGTGGGTGAAGAGCCGGTGGTAGCCGACGGTCACCCCGACGAGGGTGAACAGGTAGAAGGTCAGGAACAGGGCGAGATCGACGGCACTGAGGCCACGCCCCCACAGCAGCGCCCCGGCCACGGCCACGCCGACCAGCGGGCCGACCGTGAACAGCACGGCCATGCGCCGCTGGAACGCCACCTCGGAGGGGGTGGCGGGGCGGACACCGGGGACTTCCGGTGGACCTTCCTCGG
This DNA window, taken from Actinomycetota bacterium, encodes the following:
- a CDS encoding acyl-CoA desaturase; the encoded protein is MAVLFTVGPLVGVAVAGALLWGRGLSAVDLALFLTFYLFTLVGVTVGYHRLFTHRSFEAAKPVRFLLALAGSLAVQGPIIEWVATHRRHHAYSDAYGDPHSPHLVEEPGLRGTLRGLWHAHMGWMFRPNTTLGERWAPDLEDEPTMVGMDRLWPRLTLVTFVAPALIGGLVTWSLWGAFTAFLWGSVVRVFVLQHVTWSINSICHFFGERPFESRDLSTNNWVLSLLSFGESWHNNHHAFPTSARHGLLRGQFDPAWVFIRVLSWIRLARDIRLPSPSLLQRKWTGTPERLRRLGRLPRRARAIG